One window from the genome of Thermodesulfobacteriota bacterium encodes:
- a CDS encoding sulfurtransferase, which yields MRARRTARPQTRGALFFLVLSSLFIPVLLCAEPHPFKNLSFPRLIDPSELVPFVNHPSVRIVDMRSSLLDYLSEHLPNAVYLHFESLRLPKKGIPAQGPDRLLLEKLAGEHLGLSNAMWVILYSERSNPNATSLAWVLDHLGHRKFGILNGGLERWKAEKLPLTQTYPSLQPKKFFAKLNPEVLIEKREVLGRLSSKGSVIVDARPFRQYTGEEGEEIRRGHIPGARHFYWETSLEGEEIKVWRKRGELEKLLQESGITREKEVIVHCRTGREASHLYFTLRYLLGYPTVRLYRGSWVEWSADLSLPVKTGPDP from the coding sequence GTGAGAGCAAGAAGGACCGCAAGGCCTCAAACGAGAGGAGCCCTTTTCTTCCTCGTTTTAAGTTCCCTCTTCATTCCCGTTCTCCTATGCGCCGAGCCCCACCCTTTTAAGAACCTCTCCTTCCCGCGGCTCATCGACCCCTCCGAGTTGGTCCCCTTCGTCAACCATCCCTCGGTCCGGATCGTTGACATGCGAAGTTCCCTTCTCGACTATCTCTCGGAACATCTCCCGAACGCCGTCTATCTCCATTTCGAAAGCCTTCGGCTCCCGAAAAAGGGGATTCCCGCCCAAGGACCCGATCGGCTCTTGCTCGAGAAATTGGCCGGAGAGCACCTGGGGCTTTCCAACGCCATGTGGGTGATCCTCTATTCTGAAAGGTCGAACCCCAATGCCACATCGCTGGCCTGGGTCCTCGATCATTTAGGCCATAGGAAGTTTGGCATTCTCAACGGAGGCCTGGAACGATGGAAAGCCGAGAAGCTACCGTTGACCCAAACCTATCCCTCTCTCCAGCCCAAAAAATTCTTCGCCAAACTCAATCCGGAGGTCCTCATCGAGAAGCGAGAGGTGCTGGGTCGCCTCTCTTCGAAAGGTTCGGTCATCGTGGATGCCCGGCCATTCAGGCAATATACCGGAGAGGAGGGAGAAGAGATCCGGCGGGGCCACATCCCGGGGGCGAGGCATTTCTACTGGGAGACGAGCCTCGAAGGAGAGGAGATCAAGGTTTGGAGAAAAAGGGGGGAGCTCGAAAAACTCCTTCAGGAATCGGGCATCACCAGAGAGAAAGAAGTCATCGTCCATTGCCGCACCGGCAGGGAGGCCTCCCATCTCTATTTTACCTTGAGATACCTCCTCGGTTATCCTACCGTTCGCCTTTATCGAGGTTCTTGGGTGGAGTGGTCGGCCGATCTTAGCCTTCCCGTCAAGACAGGACCTGACCCATAA
- a CDS encoding branched-chain amino acid ABC transporter substrate-binding protein, which translates to MKRILTLSILCLLAIGWVAIPAFSQTKKGEFKYDDPIGVVKIKKGEPVHIACWMVVAGPDASLGTDTKRGVEIAIDDKGGKVLGFPIKLTVQDTGCNAEGGQAAATKLAADPTIVAAIGSNCSSEAKPGAPILWKAGIATVSPSNTAPFLTDPKRGPEYDGYLRTAHNDKVQGAVAAEFAIKQLKVKKAATIHDGSPYAEQLQAVFAETFKKLGGTITAQEAVAPTDSDMRPVLTKIATGKPDLIYYPIFISAGGHITRQVKEVKGLEKVKLMSADGTFSPDFIKAAGDAAIGMYHSSPDFSAFGEGYKAFLEKHQKKYGEKPIAPFHAHAYDAAMMIFAAIEKVGKVAPDGTLHIGRKALRDALYKTKNFKGLTGNLTCTETGDCADPMIAIYQMTEENVKKGVIPDKPIWSPAMAKPAPKKK; encoded by the coding sequence ATGAAACGAATCCTCACGCTTTCGATCCTATGCCTTTTGGCCATCGGATGGGTGGCCATCCCTGCCTTTTCGCAGACCAAAAAAGGGGAGTTTAAGTACGACGACCCCATTGGGGTTGTGAAGATCAAAAAAGGGGAACCTGTTCACATTGCCTGCTGGATGGTGGTGGCTGGTCCCGATGCCTCTCTGGGAACCGATACCAAACGGGGGGTCGAGATCGCCATCGATGACAAGGGGGGAAAAGTCCTCGGTTTTCCCATCAAATTGACCGTGCAGGATACGGGGTGTAATGCCGAGGGGGGGCAGGCGGCCGCGACCAAGTTGGCGGCTGACCCGACCATTGTCGCAGCCATCGGGTCCAACTGCTCGAGCGAGGCCAAACCCGGGGCTCCCATTCTCTGGAAGGCCGGGATTGCCACCGTCTCCCCTTCCAACACCGCTCCTTTCCTCACCGACCCGAAACGGGGACCGGAATACGACGGCTATCTGAGGACCGCCCATAACGACAAAGTCCAAGGGGCTGTGGCCGCTGAGTTCGCCATCAAACAGCTGAAGGTGAAGAAGGCCGCGACGATCCACGATGGAAGCCCCTATGCCGAACAGCTTCAGGCCGTCTTCGCCGAAACCTTCAAGAAGCTCGGCGGGACCATCACGGCCCAGGAGGCCGTGGCCCCGACCGATTCGGATATGCGGCCCGTGCTCACCAAGATCGCCACGGGCAAACCCGATCTCATCTATTATCCCATCTTCATCTCCGCGGGAGGACACATCACTCGCCAGGTGAAAGAGGTGAAGGGCCTCGAGAAGGTCAAATTGATGAGCGCCGATGGGACCTTCTCGCCTGACTTCATCAAAGCCGCTGGCGATGCGGCCATCGGCATGTACCATTCCAGCCCGGATTTCTCCGCCTTCGGCGAGGGATACAAGGCCTTCCTCGAAAAACATCAGAAGAAGTACGGAGAGAAACCGATCGCCCCGTTCCATGCCCATGCCTACGATGCGGCCATGATGATCTTCGCCGCCATCGAGAAGGTGGGGAAGGTCGCGCCCGATGGGACCCTTCATATTGGCCGAAAGGCCCTGAGGGACGCCCTCTATAAGACGAAGAATTTCAAAGGATTGACCGGAAACCTCACGTGCACCGAAACAGGAGACTGTGCCGATCCCATGATCGCCATCTACCAGATGACGGAAGAGAACGTCAAGAAGGGAGTGATCCCGGATAAACCCATCTGGTCTCCTGCGATGGCCAAACCCGCTCCAAAAAAGAAGTAA
- a CDS encoding mechanosensitive ion channel family protein, which yields MAEIFKSFTSYLTAPVMKIGGILAALLVITLLSRWIEIWIERFVSEKDPLLASEAKKRAHTLGSILRHALLILLVFVAALMILGELGIQVGPLLATAGIGALAIGFGAQSLVKDVISGFFIIFENQYRIGDVIEVSGVSGLVESVSLRKTVLRDLQGRVHFIPNGEIKVVSNLSKEWSRVVLDLGVSYQEDIDQIMEILTAVGRELESEEPFKSAILEPLQILGVERFDESQMVIRMMVKTAPLKQWDVGRELRRRIKKRFDELGLQLPYPHRVLLWGEPLQKGGERAKTPLPPASPGNP from the coding sequence ATGGCAGAGATATTCAAATCTTTCACCTCTTACCTGACCGCACCGGTGATGAAGATCGGGGGGATCCTGGCCGCCCTCCTCGTCATCACCCTGCTTTCGCGGTGGATCGAAATTTGGATCGAACGATTCGTCTCCGAAAAGGACCCCCTGCTCGCCTCCGAGGCGAAGAAGCGGGCCCACACCCTGGGAAGCATCCTCCGCCATGCCCTCCTCATCCTGCTGGTCTTCGTGGCGGCCCTCATGATCCTCGGGGAGCTGGGAATTCAGGTGGGCCCCTTGCTGGCCACGGCCGGGATCGGCGCCCTGGCCATCGGGTTCGGGGCACAGAGTCTCGTCAAAGATGTGATCAGTGGGTTCTTCATCATCTTCGAGAACCAATATCGGATCGGAGACGTGATCGAGGTGTCGGGCGTCTCGGGCCTGGTGGAGTCCGTCAGCCTGAGAAAGACCGTCCTCCGGGACCTCCAGGGAAGGGTCCACTTCATCCCGAATGGAGAGATCAAGGTGGTGAGCAACCTTTCCAAGGAGTGGTCCAGGGTCGTTCTCGATCTGGGGGTCTCTTATCAGGAGGACATCGACCAGATCATGGAGATCCTCACCGCCGTCGGGAGGGAGCTCGAATCGGAAGAACCCTTCAAGAGCGCCATCCTCGAGCCTCTTCAGATCCTTGGGGTCGAAAGGTTCGACGAATCCCAGATGGTGATCCGCATGATGGTGAAGACGGCCCCGCTGAAGCAGTGGGATGTGGGAAGGGAATTGAGGCGGAGGATCAAAAAACGGTTCGATGAGCTGGGCCTCCAACTGCCCTATCCCCATCGGGTGTTGTTGTGGGGAGAACCCCTGCAAAAGGGAGGGGAAAGAGCCAAGACCCCGCTTCCTCCAGCCTCCCCGGGAAACCCTTAA
- a CDS encoding DUF502 domain-containing protein, translating into MKRLLRHLRTKIIAGLLVILPLGITVFILKFVFTALDDLVGPLGPRVTQFLFQREIHLPGLGIIIFLLLLYLLGVITTNVMGRKLVGWTDRILTNLPIVKNIYLSSKQLTEAFSTSRKGSFRQAVFVEFPQPGNFVLGFITNEFSDLTSRSKITVFVPTAFIPPQGFTLFLPREKVIPSQLTIEEAIKAVMSVGIVTPARLSVSLSEPVAAQKSFEKEQRPVYPNLKIEGGS; encoded by the coding sequence ATGAAAAGGCTCCTCAGACATCTCCGGACGAAAATCATCGCAGGGCTGCTCGTCATCCTCCCCCTGGGGATCACCGTCTTCATCTTAAAATTTGTCTTCACAGCCCTCGACGACCTGGTCGGACCCCTGGGGCCCAGGGTCACCCAATTTCTCTTCCAAAGGGAGATTCACCTCCCGGGGTTGGGCATCATCATCTTTCTCCTCCTCCTCTACCTCCTCGGGGTGATCACCACCAATGTGATGGGCCGAAAGCTCGTCGGATGGACCGACCGAATCTTAACCAACCTCCCGATTGTAAAAAACATCTACCTCTCCTCCAAACAACTGACCGAGGCCTTCTCCACGAGCCGAAAGGGCTCCTTCCGGCAGGCGGTCTTTGTGGAGTTTCCCCAACCTGGGAACTTCGTCCTCGGATTTATCACGAACGAGTTCTCCGACCTCACCTCCAGAAGCAAGATCACCGTCTTCGTCCCCACGGCCTTCATCCCTCCCCAGGGCTTCACCCTCTTCCTCCCCCGAGAGAAGGTCATCCCCTCCCAGCTGACGATCGAAGAGGCCATCAAGGCGGTCATGTCGGTGGGGATCGTCACCCCTGCCCGTCTCTCGGTCTCCCTCTCCGAGCCTGTGGCGGCCCAGAAATCGTTTGAAAAAGAGCAAAGGCCGGTTTATCCTAATTTAAAGATCGAAGGGGGGTCCTGA
- the purB gene encoding adenylosuccinate lyase yields the protein MIPRYTRPEMAHIWTDERKYQTWLLIELEVCDALAELGEIPAEAATEIRKKAAFQVDRVNELEKVTKHDVIAFLTNVGESIGPLSRYLHYGLTSSDILDTSFALLLQEASDLILQDIDRLLSVLKQKAFQYKETLMIGRTHGIHAEPITFGLKMALWYDEMKRNRLRMERAREAIGVGKISGAVGTFAHVPPSVEERVCRRLGLRPAAISSQIVQRDHHAEFFTTLALLASSIEKFSVELRHLQRTEVLEAEEFFSKGQKGSSAMPHKRNPISAENLSGLARLVRAYSMAALENIPLWHERDISHSSVERVIGPDATILIDYMLHRFTSLVEHLIVYPEKMKANLEKMGGLIHSEAVLLLLTKKGLSREEAYALVQRNALRAWEGGGEFKALIFLDETIGRLLSREELEEAFDVRLHLRHIDHIFQRVFGEG from the coding sequence ATGATCCCCCGATACACCCGGCCGGAAATGGCCCACATCTGGACCGACGAGCGAAAGTATCAGACCTGGCTCCTCATCGAACTTGAGGTCTGCGATGCCCTTGCGGAGCTTGGGGAGATCCCGGCCGAGGCGGCGACGGAGATCCGAAAGAAGGCGGCCTTCCAGGTGGATCGGGTCAACGAGTTGGAGAAGGTGACCAAACACGACGTCATCGCCTTCCTCACCAACGTGGGAGAGTCGATCGGCCCCCTGTCGAGATACCTCCATTACGGCCTCACCTCCTCGGACATCCTCGATACCTCCTTCGCCCTCCTCCTCCAAGAGGCCTCTGATCTCATCCTTCAGGACATCGACCGCCTTCTGTCCGTTCTGAAGCAGAAGGCGTTCCAGTATAAAGAGACGTTGATGATCGGCCGGACGCACGGGATCCATGCCGAGCCCATCACCTTCGGCCTCAAGATGGCGCTCTGGTATGACGAGATGAAGCGGAACCGCCTCCGGATGGAGAGGGCCCGAGAGGCGATCGGCGTCGGGAAGATCTCGGGCGCCGTGGGCACCTTCGCCCATGTCCCTCCCTCGGTCGAGGAGCGGGTCTGCAGACGGTTGGGGCTTCGGCCCGCGGCGATCTCCTCACAGATCGTCCAACGGGACCATCACGCCGAGTTCTTCACCACCCTCGCCCTCCTCGCCTCCTCCATCGAGAAGTTCTCCGTGGAGCTGAGACATTTGCAACGGACCGAGGTTCTGGAGGCCGAAGAGTTCTTTTCGAAAGGGCAGAAGGGCTCCTCGGCCATGCCCCACAAACGAAATCCCATCTCCGCTGAAAACCTTTCGGGCCTGGCCCGCTTGGTCCGGGCCTACAGCATGGCGGCCCTTGAGAACATCCCCCTCTGGCACGAGCGGGACATCAGCCATTCCTCGGTCGAACGGGTGATCGGCCCGGACGCCACGATCCTCATCGACTACATGCTCCACCGGTTCACCTCTCTCGTGGAGCATCTGATCGTCTATCCGGAGAAGATGAAGGCCAACCTCGAAAAGATGGGAGGCCTCATCCATTCAGAGGCCGTCCTCCTCCTCCTCACAAAGAAAGGGCTCTCGAGAGAGGAGGCCTATGCCCTCGTCCAGAGGAACGCCCTGAGGGCTTGGGAGGGAGGAGGAGAGTTCAAGGCCCTGATCTTCCTGGACGAGACGATCGGGAGGCTGCTTTCCCGGGAGGAACTGGAGGAGGCCTTCGACGTCCGCCTCCATCTTCGGCACATCGACCACATCTTTCAGAGGGTCTTCGGTGAAGGTTAA
- the ftsH gene encoding ATP-dependent zinc metalloprotease FtsH produces MKKDQKAPPHLRDLLKLKEPPDKGGKNPLFKKTNFTIWYFVIAFLIILLIQHYFFTKGAEDVIPYSEFKEALRAGRIKDLTISPESITGEWITDKGNRKFQTVRVEDPELVKELDAQKVRYTGKVESKWLTNILSWILPLIFFILVWRFLFSRIGPETSVMSFGKSRAKIYAEKDKKVTFADVAGIDEAKEELKEVVEFLKNPAKFQRLGAKIPKGVLLVGLPGTGKTMLAKAVAGEANVPFFSISGSHFVEMFVGVGAARVRDLFAQAQNHAPCIIFIDELDALGKARGVNPVARHDEQEQTLNQLLAEMDGFDPNTGVIIMAATNRPEILDPALLRPGRFDRHVLVDRPDIVGREEILKIHTKNIKLSPEVDLKVIASRTPGFVGADLANIVNEAALLAARKNKEWVEMADLEEAIDRVVAGLEKKRRVMSKKEKEIVAFHESGHAIVAMALPGADPVRRISIIPRGISALGYTLQLPTEDRYLMTRSELLDRLAVLLGGRVAEEIIFGEISTGAHNDLQRATDIATSMVKEFGMSETLGYVTFEKEKKPLFLPSALTSAKDYSEETARKIDEEIKKIIDQTYERTKSLLLSKKEKLEELARLLLEKEVIEEAELKKILQPQEKETA; encoded by the coding sequence ATGAAAAAAGATCAGAAAGCGCCCCCCCATCTCAGGGATCTTCTCAAACTCAAGGAGCCTCCGGACAAGGGAGGGAAGAACCCTCTCTTCAAGAAGACCAATTTTACGATCTGGTATTTCGTCATCGCCTTCCTCATCATCCTCCTCATCCAACACTACTTCTTCACCAAAGGGGCGGAGGACGTCATCCCCTACAGCGAATTCAAGGAGGCCTTGAGGGCGGGCAGGATCAAGGATCTGACGATCTCTCCGGAATCGATCACGGGCGAGTGGATCACCGACAAAGGGAACAGGAAATTTCAAACCGTCCGCGTTGAGGACCCGGAGCTCGTCAAGGAGCTGGATGCCCAGAAGGTGAGATATACCGGAAAGGTCGAGAGCAAATGGTTGACCAACATCCTCTCCTGGATCCTTCCCCTGATCTTCTTCATCCTCGTCTGGAGGTTCCTCTTCTCGAGGATCGGGCCCGAGACGAGCGTGATGTCCTTTGGTAAGAGCCGGGCGAAAATCTACGCCGAGAAGGATAAAAAGGTCACCTTCGCCGATGTGGCCGGGATCGACGAGGCCAAAGAGGAGCTCAAGGAGGTGGTCGAGTTCCTCAAGAATCCGGCGAAGTTCCAACGCCTCGGGGCCAAGATCCCAAAGGGGGTGCTCCTGGTGGGATTGCCCGGGACCGGAAAGACGATGCTAGCCAAGGCCGTGGCAGGAGAGGCCAATGTTCCCTTCTTCTCCATCAGCGGCTCCCATTTCGTGGAGATGTTCGTCGGCGTGGGGGCCGCCCGAGTCCGAGACCTCTTCGCTCAGGCCCAGAACCACGCGCCCTGCATCATCTTCATTGACGAACTCGACGCCCTTGGAAAGGCCCGCGGGGTGAACCCGGTAGCCCGCCACGATGAACAGGAGCAGACCCTCAACCAACTGCTCGCGGAGATGGACGGATTCGATCCCAACACGGGCGTCATCATCATGGCCGCCACGAACCGACCCGAAATCCTCGACCCCGCCCTGCTCCGGCCAGGCCGGTTCGACCGGCATGTCCTGGTGGATCGTCCGGACATCGTTGGAAGGGAGGAGATCCTCAAAATCCACACGAAGAACATCAAGCTCTCTCCCGAGGTCGATCTCAAGGTCATCGCCTCGAGGACCCCAGGGTTCGTGGGGGCCGACCTCGCCAATATCGTCAACGAGGCCGCCTTGTTGGCGGCACGGAAGAACAAGGAATGGGTGGAGATGGCCGATCTCGAAGAGGCCATCGACCGGGTCGTGGCCGGCCTGGAGAAGAAGAGGCGGGTGATGTCGAAAAAAGAGAAGGAGATCGTCGCCTTTCACGAGTCCGGCCATGCCATCGTGGCCATGGCCCTGCCGGGCGCCGATCCGGTCCGCCGGATCTCCATCATCCCGAGGGGGATCTCCGCCCTCGGCTATACCCTCCAGCTCCCCACCGAGGATCGATACCTGATGACCCGGTCCGAGCTCCTCGACCGTCTGGCCGTCCTCCTCGGCGGCCGCGTGGCCGAAGAGATCATTTTCGGAGAGATCTCCACGGGGGCTCACAACGACCTCCAGAGGGCCACCGACATCGCCACCAGCATGGTCAAGGAGTTCGGGATGAGCGAGACCCTCGGTTATGTCACCTTCGAAAAGGAGAAGAAGCCCCTCTTTCTCCCCTCCGCGCTGACTTCGGCCAAGGATTACAGCGAGGAGACCGCGAGGAAGATCGACGAAGAGATCAAGAAGATCATCGACCAGACCTACGAGCGGACCAAATCGCTTCTCCTCTCGAAGAAGGAGAAACTGGAGGAGCTGGCTCGTCTGCTCCTCGAAAAGGAGGTCATCGAGGAGGCCGAGCTGAAGAAGATCCTGCAGCCCCAGGAAAAGGAAACGGCATGA
- the glgA gene encoding glycogen synthase GlgA translates to MMEKPLRILFATPEAVPFAKTGGLADVAGALPKYLRPLGCDILLVMPYYRMVKTSGCPIQYLGEEIEVPLGNEILRAELYQGHLAGTIPVYFIGRDEFFDREYLYSTPKGDYFDNAERFIFFSRAVLHLARHLRFSPDVIHLHEWQTGLIPAYLRSLYTEDPYLANTATLFTLHNIAYQGLFKREKFALTGLPPEMYNPEGIEFWERINLMKAGIVYADLINTVSQKYSQEIQTPEYGYGLEGILRKRGEDLYGILNGVDYQDWDPASDPYLVARYDRNDLSGKKECKKDLLKEFNLPAALENAPLLGMISRLADQKGFDLLAEILEELLSLEIGFVLLGTGEQKYHDLFQRVARQYPQKVGIRIAYDNRLAHKIEAGADLFLMPSKYEPCGLNQIYSLKYGTIPVVRATGGLDDTITPYDPATGTGNGFKFKNYHAKEFFDQIKIALSFFHQPEHWRRLVRNAMASDFSWQRSAEAYLELYRKAMRKRQGGR, encoded by the coding sequence ATGATGGAAAAACCCCTTCGAATTCTATTCGCCACTCCGGAGGCAGTGCCCTTTGCCAAGACCGGGGGGCTTGCGGACGTCGCCGGGGCCCTTCCCAAATACCTCCGCCCTCTCGGATGTGACATCCTCCTGGTGATGCCCTATTACCGGATGGTCAAGACCTCGGGGTGTCCGATTCAATATCTCGGAGAGGAGATCGAGGTCCCCCTGGGAAATGAGATCCTTCGGGCCGAGCTCTATCAGGGCCACCTCGCCGGGACGATCCCCGTCTATTTCATCGGCAGGGATGAGTTCTTTGACAGGGAATACCTCTACAGCACCCCGAAAGGAGACTATTTCGACAACGCCGAACGCTTCATCTTCTTCTCGAGGGCCGTCCTCCATCTGGCGCGGCACCTCCGGTTCTCTCCAGATGTCATCCACCTTCACGAATGGCAGACCGGATTGATCCCTGCCTATTTACGATCGCTTTACACCGAGGATCCCTATTTGGCCAACACGGCCACCCTCTTCACCCTCCACAACATCGCCTATCAGGGTTTGTTCAAGAGGGAGAAGTTTGCACTCACCGGGCTTCCCCCGGAGATGTACAATCCGGAGGGGATCGAATTTTGGGAGCGGATCAACCTGATGAAGGCGGGCATCGTCTATGCCGACCTCATCAACACGGTCAGCCAGAAATACAGCCAGGAGATTCAGACACCGGAGTACGGGTACGGTCTGGAGGGGATTCTGAGAAAAAGGGGGGAGGACCTATACGGGATCCTCAACGGCGTGGATTATCAGGATTGGGATCCTGCCTCGGACCCCTACCTCGTGGCGCGATACGACAGGAATGACCTTTCGGGGAAGAAGGAGTGCAAGAAAGACCTTTTGAAAGAGTTCAACCTCCCCGCGGCCCTCGAAAACGCCCCTCTGCTTGGGATGATTTCGAGACTGGCCGATCAGAAGGGGTTCGACCTCCTGGCCGAGATCCTCGAAGAGCTGCTCAGCCTCGAGATCGGATTCGTTCTCTTAGGGACGGGAGAGCAGAAATACCACGACCTCTTCCAACGGGTTGCAAGGCAATATCCCCAAAAGGTGGGCATCCGGATCGCCTACGATAACCGCCTCGCCCACAAGATCGAGGCCGGGGCCGACCTCTTCTTGATGCCCTCCAAATACGAACCCTGTGGCCTCAATCAGATCTACAGCCTCAAATACGGGACCATTCCGGTGGTCCGGGCCACGGGTGGCCTGGACGACACGATCACCCCTTACGATCCCGCCACCGGGACGGGAAACGGGTTCAAGTTCAAAAATTATCATGCCAAGGAGTTCTTCGACCAGATCAAGATCGCCCTGAGCTTCTTTCATCAACCGGAGCACTGGAGGAGACTCGTCCGGAATGCGATGGCCTCGGACTTCTCCTGGCAGAGGTCCGCCGAAGCCTATCTCGAACTGTATCGAAAAGCCATGAGGAAGAGGCAAGGAGGTCGTTAA
- a CDS encoding LysM peptidoglycan-binding domain-containing protein yields the protein MERMFIAGVILMLASACHPRLALPPLSASSHPIGQEENNLSLFSRLELEALFSQPPAGVTEEETALAPPLSGEGQKGGGAFQFPISDEPSDDFCLEILSSGGDERKRFDIPIVINEKVEHFLNYFQTTGRKLFSNWLARSGKYIPFMREVLKANGLPEDLVYLAMIESGFNPYAYSRSKALGPWQFIYLTGKRYGLKSDWWVDERRDPEKSTIAAARYLKDLYDMFECWYLAAAGYNAGENKIANGMKRYRTEDFWELTKYRYLKKETKDYVPQMIAAALLAKDPEKYGFVGIDYEEPLQYDKVRVPPGMDLRIIAKACDISVEELKELNPELRRWCTPPNVPEYEIKIPFGKTEVFLKNFESVFASAPTTFKTHRVKRGETLQQIARLHRVDLEPLLEMNRLDRRSRLQAGMNLLLPLPNEKASAFSAAAPQGNGRFSESGEITYTIKKGDTLWSIANEMGVNIGALSAWNKLQPEGKLMPGDKIKIKVSDPLPSPPPPLEKEKDEIIYVVQPGDSLWSIANRFKISVAELKLWNQLEGKDRIYPNERLKLKLSKSKS from the coding sequence ATGGAGCGAATGTTCATAGCCGGAGTGATTCTGATGCTCGCCTCCGCTTGCCATCCCCGCCTCGCCCTCCCTCCCCTTTCGGCCAGCTCTCACCCCATCGGACAGGAGGAGAACAACCTCTCCCTTTTCAGCCGTCTTGAATTGGAAGCCCTCTTTTCCCAACCCCCTGCCGGGGTGACCGAGGAGGAGACCGCCTTGGCTCCGCCCCTCTCTGGGGAGGGCCAAAAGGGGGGAGGCGCTTTCCAGTTTCCGATCAGCGATGAGCCGAGTGACGACTTCTGTCTCGAAATCCTCTCTTCCGGGGGAGACGAACGGAAGAGGTTTGACATCCCCATCGTCATCAATGAAAAGGTGGAACATTTTCTCAACTATTTTCAGACCACGGGAAGAAAGCTCTTCTCCAACTGGCTTGCCCGATCAGGGAAATACATTCCCTTCATGAGGGAGGTGTTGAAGGCCAACGGCCTGCCAGAAGATCTCGTCTACCTCGCCATGATCGAGAGCGGGTTCAATCCCTATGCCTACTCGAGAAGCAAGGCCCTCGGCCCCTGGCAGTTCATCTATCTGACCGGAAAGCGCTATGGATTGAAATCGGACTGGTGGGTGGACGAGAGGCGAGACCCGGAGAAATCGACCATCGCGGCGGCCCGTTACCTCAAGGACCTCTACGATATGTTCGAATGCTGGTACCTTGCGGCCGCAGGCTACAATGCCGGGGAGAACAAGATCGCCAACGGAATGAAACGATACCGGACGGAAGATTTCTGGGAGCTGACCAAATACCGCTACCTGAAAAAGGAAACGAAGGACTATGTCCCCCAGATGATCGCGGCAGCCCTGCTGGCCAAGGACCCTGAAAAATATGGTTTCGTCGGGATCGACTATGAGGAGCCCCTTCAATACGATAAGGTGAGGGTTCCTCCTGGCATGGATCTTCGAATCATCGCTAAGGCCTGTGACATTTCCGTGGAGGAGTTGAAAGAACTCAATCCTGAATTACGGCGATGGTGTACGCCCCCCAATGTCCCCGAATATGAAATTAAAATCCCCTTCGGAAAGACCGAGGTCTTCTTGAAAAATTTCGAATCGGTTTTTGCCAGCGCCCCCACCACCTTCAAGACCCACCGGGTGAAAAGAGGAGAGACCCTCCAGCAAATCGCCCGCCTCCATCGTGTGGATCTGGAACCCCTTCTCGAGATGAACCGATTGGACCGGAGGAGCCGGCTTCAAGCGGGGATGAACCTCCTCCTCCCCCTCCCGAACGAGAAGGCCAGTGCCTTCTCCGCCGCCGCTCCTCAGGGAAATGGAAGGTTCTCTGAATCGGGAGAGATCACCTATACGATCAAAAAAGGCGATACCCTGTGGAGCATCGCCAATGAGATGGGGGTCAATATCGGAGCCCTCAGCGCTTGGAACAAACTCCAGCCGGAGGGGAAGCTGATGCCGGGCGATAAGATCAAGATAAAGGTGAGCGACCCTCTTCCCTCTCCCCCCCCTCCTCTCGAAAAGGAGAAGGACGAGATCATCTACGTCGTCCAGCCGGGCGACTCTCTCTGGAGCATCGCCAACCGGTTTAAAATAAGCGTCGCAGAGCTCAAACTCTGGAATCAACTCGAGGGGAAAGACCGAATTTATCCGAACGAACGGCTCAAATTGAAGTTGTCAAAATCGAAATCCTGA